In Euzebyales bacterium, one DNA window encodes the following:
- a CDS encoding SDR family NAD(P)-dependent oxidoreductase, with protein MSAVLLWITGASSGIGGAMVDAVPYDDVHIVDISRSGGTPGTEHVPADLADPNAWSAIAAHFQARVAQFDGDHVCFVHAAASLSPIGFAGEVDHATYQRTALLNAAAPQVLGDALLHALEVSPFDGTADLVFISSGAAKRPIEGWSVYCAGKAGQDMWVRTVGAEQQRRGTRRRVLAIAPGVVATQMQERIRATDAHDFPDVDRFRELHADGALLDPADSARRVWALVTGDAASGSVLDVRDL; from the coding sequence GTGAGTGCCGTGCTGCTGTGGATCACCGGAGCGTCGTCGGGCATCGGCGGGGCGATGGTCGATGCGGTGCCCTACGACGACGTGCACATCGTCGACATCTCGCGATCCGGTGGCACGCCCGGCACCGAGCACGTGCCGGCGGACCTCGCCGACCCGAATGCCTGGAGCGCGATCGCCGCGCACTTCCAGGCGCGCGTGGCGCAGTTCGACGGTGACCACGTCTGCTTCGTCCATGCCGCAGCGTCACTGTCGCCGATCGGGTTCGCCGGCGAGGTCGATCACGCGACCTATCAGCGCACGGCACTGCTGAACGCGGCCGCGCCGCAGGTGCTGGGCGACGCACTGCTGCACGCCTTGGAGGTGTCGCCCTTCGACGGCACGGCCGACCTCGTCTTCATCTCGTCAGGAGCTGCCAAGCGGCCCATCGAGGGCTGGTCTGTCTACTGCGCGGGCAAGGCGGGCCAGGACATGTGGGTGCGCACGGTCGGCGCCGAGCAGCAGCGGCGGGGCACCCGACGCCGCGTGCTGGCGATCGCCCCGGGCGTCGTCGCGACGCAGATGCAGGAGCGGATCCGCGCGACGGACGCCCACGACTTCCCCGATGTCGACCGCTTCCGCGAGCTGCACGCCGACGGCGCGCTGCTCGACCCGGCCGACAGCGCCCGTCGGGTGTGGGCGCTTGTCACCGGCGATGCCGCGTCCGGATCGGTGCTCGACGTGCGCGACCTGTGA